The genome window TCCTAGGCTTTGCAGGCGGCTCTTCTTGAGGCGCACGGATGATTTCTTTAATAGTTGACAACACAAAGCGATCACGGCCGGATACGTCCTTAaattcctcctcctcttgaaCCACCTTGTCGCCTGCCCACCAATTCAGTGGTCTGAATGAGTGTCTCCCAGATCTCGTCGTCTTGACTTCATCGGGGTTATGACGAACAGAGACCAGACCGCGCTTCTTGGGCATCGGAGGTCTATGTTGAATCGCTGCAATTGATGTATCTCCAACATCGCCGGCGGTCTGTGCTTTAGGTTTTCGTCCCGGTCTCCCTCTGGGTTTTGACTCGGCTGCTGGCGCTGACTTGGCTGGTTTTGAGGGTTTCGAAGCTTCAGTTCGCGGTCTCTTGGCATGTTTGGGGGATTCTTCAGGTTCAGGTTCGGGATCTGAGGCTTCGTTGTCTGGCTCTTCATGCTCCTCGGCCTCTTCTGGTTCCTCTGGCGCGGGTCGCTTCCGTGATTCGGGAGCAGCTGACTTCTTAGGTTGACCAGCGGTCTTCGGTTTCCGTCCCCTTCGGCCCTTGCCTGGCTCTTGGATCTCTTgaggctcttcttcaacaggctcctcctccacgGGCTCTTCTTCGACTGGTTTGGCCTTCGCTGGTCTTCCTCGTTTCCCTGGCTTTCTGGGTTCTGGTTCTGCTCGTTGTGACTTGTCTTTGGCTGATGCTTTGTTGGTCTTAACAGGCTCCGGCTCAGGCTCTGACTCCTGTTCTGACTCGTGCTCTGAAGAGTGCCTCGTCAGGTCGTCAACCAATTCAAGAGACTTATCGAGAAGGTCCATGTCATCCGCAACGTCGCCCTCTTCACTGGCCTCAGGCGCATCTTCCGTTTCATCGGcgtcctcctcgtcgtgAGTGCCGCCATTGACTCCATTCGCCGTAGCTTTCCCGCGCAAAGAGGGTTTTGCTCCAAAATCGATTTTCCGGGTCACAGTAGCGTCGCGATCGTTGGAATAGGGTGCGCGGGTGGGTGAGGAGAGATGTTCGAGGTTCGGATTTCGTCGAGGGGAAGACATTAATGTAGTCTTCACGGGCGATCGACTTCGAGGGATGGGATACTGCATTTTCCCCCTAAGCACAGTCTGAGGTCCCGGCCCAGGAACTGGAATGGTGTCAGTCAATGCATCTTATGGTTGTAGGCCTTTGCGCTCGCACTTGTTTCAATGTCCATATCTTCACtgccatcttcgtcctcatcgtctCCGCTCTCGTATTGGTCGTTATTTGGcccctcatcctcgtcatcgtaTCTTTGATCAGATCCggtttctttttctggagaagaaagaaggtcGTCCAAAGGTTGCATGCCATATTCGTCGCGATTACCTGTGTCTATCAACTCGACACCAGTTTTGCTACAGGAGAAATTAGACCCTGCATAAACATAGGTAACGGTATACTTTTGCGCTTCAAACGCGCAACATGAACTTACCGGCCACGCTCGCCGAGCTTGTAAATGGCCTGCGGTTCAGCAACTTCACTGCGCCTTGCGCCTCGAGGTGCCATTTTGTTTGTT of Fusarium oxysporum Fo47 chromosome I, complete sequence contains these proteins:
- a CDS encoding kinetochore CENP-C fungal-like protein translates to MAPRGARRSEVAEPQAIYKLGERGRKTGVELIDTGNRDEYGMQPLDDLLSSPEKETGSDQRYDDEDEGPNNDQYESGDDEDEDGSEDMDIETIPGPGPQTVLRGKMQYPIPRSRSPVKTTLMSSPRRNPNLEHLSSPTRAPYSNDRDATVTRKIDFGAKPSLRGKATANGVNGGTHDEEDADETEDAPEASEEGDVADDMDLLDKSLELVDDLTRHSSEHESEQESEPEPEPVKTNKASAKDKSQRAEPEPRKPGKRGRPAKAKPVEEEPVEEEPVEEEPQEIQEPGKGRRGRKPKTAGQPKKSAAPESRKRPAPEEPEEAEEHEEPDNEASDPEPEPEESPKHAKRPRTEASKPSKPAKSAPAAESKPRGRPGRKPKAQTAGDVGDTSIAAIQHRPPMPKKRGLVSVRHNPDEVKTTRSGRHSFRPLNWWAGDKVVQEEEEFKDVSGRDRFVLSTIKEIIRAPQEEPPAKPRTKARGRAKSKPVREVEVVEPEEWELNPGVVNAEVILWEPEHETNPPGDEEPVEVMEDRVAISGEAIQTRVVQNVSFRMAKTLTTPFMGAGVVDLPAGSEKRPKNSRKMHMVFFVHTGKVLVTVNEASFRLSAGGMWFVPRGNYYSITNDYDTDSRIFFTQGCEISAQPAEPDQSQMSMMA